From a region of the Pseudoxanthomonas sp. X-1 genome:
- a CDS encoding diguanylate cyclase: protein MFSKRRLINQIGPLLATVIFVLIGLGFLRGADRFATDARWVSHTHEVMACVDEIEARLRDAESAERGYLLTGQVDDLAAYQTGKNAIPRLFTALGMLVRDNSAQEQRVAQLRTLIDQRLRQTDAVVRIYQEQGLVAAQAAIDAEARITSDAIRRQAREMVDVEQALLVARAASSDESAALLRILAIAGIPIGILVIAMVYVLMVREIRGRGRAERRIQQSNARLEATVAELEHTSGDLRVLSHFAGMLQSCVREEEALALTRETMQQLMPGTGGIIYRIRASQDYAEAIGGWGTPAAASAAMLAPEDCWALRRGQPQLAPGPGTVRCRHIEGGHGATACIPLLAQGQQLGFLYVSCTDDAFLARVRLIETAAEQLAMALSNLQLQERLRIQSIREPLTGLFNRRYLEESLARELARCTRRGLPLALMMMDLDHFKRFNDTHGHPGGDALLEGFGQLLLQLSREEDIACRYGGEEFTLILPEATPQAAAERAEQIRAAVETMRVRHLGKDLPAVTVSIGLACFPQDGQEPELLLRSADQALYRAKAHGRNRVEGSHDSRAVRSA, encoded by the coding sequence ATGTTTTCCAAACGCCGCCTCATCAACCAGATCGGCCCGCTGCTGGCGACGGTGATCTTCGTACTGATTGGCCTCGGCTTCCTGCGCGGGGCCGACCGCTTCGCCACCGACGCGCGCTGGGTCTCGCACACCCACGAGGTGATGGCGTGCGTCGATGAGATCGAGGCGCGCCTGCGCGATGCCGAATCGGCCGAGCGCGGCTATCTGCTGACCGGGCAGGTCGATGATCTGGCCGCCTACCAGACCGGCAAGAACGCGATTCCCCGGCTGTTCACCGCGCTCGGCATGCTGGTGCGCGACAACAGCGCCCAGGAGCAGCGCGTGGCCCAGCTGCGGACGCTGATCGATCAACGCCTGCGCCAGACCGACGCGGTGGTGCGGATCTACCAGGAACAGGGCCTGGTCGCCGCGCAGGCGGCTATCGACGCCGAGGCGCGCATCACCTCCGATGCCATCCGTCGCCAGGCGCGGGAGATGGTCGATGTCGAGCAGGCGCTGCTGGTCGCACGGGCCGCCTCCAGCGACGAGAGCGCCGCGCTGCTGCGGATCCTGGCGATCGCCGGCATCCCGATCGGCATCCTGGTCATCGCCATGGTCTATGTGCTGATGGTGCGTGAGATCCGCGGCCGCGGCCGCGCCGAGCGCAGGATCCAGCAGAGCAATGCGCGCCTTGAGGCCACGGTGGCCGAGCTGGAGCACACCAGCGGGGACCTGCGCGTGCTCAGCCATTTCGCCGGCATGCTGCAGAGCTGCGTGCGCGAGGAGGAGGCGCTGGCCTTGACCCGTGAGACGATGCAGCAGCTGATGCCGGGCACCGGCGGCATCATCTACCGCATCCGTGCCTCGCAGGACTACGCCGAGGCGATCGGCGGCTGGGGCACGCCGGCCGCGGCCAGCGCCGCGATGCTGGCGCCGGAGGACTGCTGGGCGCTGCGCCGCGGCCAGCCGCAGCTGGCGCCGGGCCCGGGCACGGTGCGCTGCCGCCATATCGAAGGCGGGCACGGCGCCACCGCCTGCATTCCGCTGCTGGCCCAGGGCCAGCAGCTGGGGTTCCTGTATGTGTCCTGCACCGACGACGCCTTCCTGGCGCGGGTGAGGCTGATCGAGACCGCGGCCGAACAGCTGGCCATGGCGCTGTCCAACCTGCAGCTGCAGGAGCGTCTGCGCATCCAGTCCATCCGCGAGCCGCTGACCGGGCTGTTCAACCGGCGCTACCTGGAGGAATCGCTTGCGCGCGAGCTGGCGCGCTGCACTCGCCGCGGCCTGCCGCTGGCGCTGATGATGATGGACCTGGACCACTTCAAGCGCTTCAACGACACCCATGGACATCCGGGCGGCGATGCGCTGCTGGAGGGCTTCGGCCAGCTGCTGCTGCAGCTCTCGCGCGAGGAGGACATCGCCTGTCGCTACGGCGGCGAAGAGTTCACCCTGATCCTGCCCGAGGCCACGCCGCAGGCCGCGGCCGAACGCGCCGAGCAGATCCGCGCGGCGGTCGAGACCATGCGCGTGCGGCACCTGGGCAAGGACCTGCCGGCGGTGACGGTGTCGATCGGCCTGGCGTGCTTCCCGCAGGACGGGCAGGAACCCGAGCTGCTGCTGCGCAGCGCCGACCAGGCCCTGTACCGCGCCAAGGCTCACGGCCGCAACCGCGTCGAAGGCAGCCACGATTCGCGCGCCGTGCGGTCGGCCTGA
- a CDS encoding leucyl aminopeptidase family protein has translation MTAPAFLDARTDQVRPLHVLQREQFGAWCAQQAPAVAAWLQAQGFGAAPGTLALLPGDDGVAGAVLGIADAGDPLSYGHAPMGLPSGSAWEVVSELSADARAALELGWGLGAYRFDRYKTATRAPARLLRAAADARTDDLLAACLRVRDLVNTPTEDMGPDELEAVVRRIGAEHGAQVEAVTGDALLERNFPAIHAVGRASHRAPRLIALRWGAEDAPKVSLVGKGVCFDTGGLDLKPADGMRNMKKDMGGAAHAIALAELVMRQRLPVRLTLLVPAVENAVGPNAFRPGEIIATRTGVSVEIDNTDAEGRVILGDALAHAGEDKPEVLLDFATLTGAARIALGPELPVLFSNDDTLANAWLAAGERTRDPLWRLPLWRPYLRYLTSHVADLANAGSRMAGAVTAALYLERFVPAGTPWAHLDVYAWNDSDRPGRPAGGEAMALRAAFEMLRSRYAG, from the coding sequence ATGACCGCGCCCGCCTTTCTCGATGCCCGCACCGACCAGGTGCGCCCGCTGCACGTGCTGCAGCGCGAGCAGTTCGGCGCCTGGTGCGCGCAGCAGGCGCCGGCGGTGGCCGCTTGGTTGCAGGCGCAGGGCTTCGGTGCCGCGCCGGGCACACTGGCGCTGCTGCCGGGCGATGACGGCGTGGCCGGCGCGGTGCTGGGCATCGCCGATGCGGGCGATCCACTGTCCTACGGCCATGCGCCGATGGGCCTGCCGTCCGGCAGCGCCTGGGAGGTGGTGAGCGAACTCTCCGCCGACGCACGCGCGGCGCTGGAGCTGGGTTGGGGCCTGGGCGCCTACCGTTTCGACCGCTACAAGACCGCCACGCGCGCGCCGGCGCGGCTGCTGCGCGCGGCGGCCGATGCGCGCACCGACGACCTGCTGGCCGCATGCCTGCGTGTGCGCGATCTGGTCAACACGCCGACCGAGGACATGGGTCCGGACGAGCTGGAAGCCGTGGTTCGCAGGATCGGCGCCGAGCACGGCGCGCAGGTCGAGGCGGTCACCGGCGATGCGCTGCTGGAACGCAACTTCCCCGCGATCCACGCGGTGGGCCGCGCCTCGCACCGCGCCCCGCGCCTGATCGCGCTGCGCTGGGGCGCCGAGGATGCGCCGAAGGTGTCGCTGGTCGGCAAGGGCGTGTGCTTCGACACCGGCGGGCTGGACCTCAAGCCGGCCGACGGCATGCGCAACATGAAGAAGGACATGGGCGGCGCGGCGCATGCGATCGCACTGGCCGAGCTGGTGATGCGCCAGCGCCTGCCGGTGCGCCTGACCCTGCTGGTGCCGGCGGTGGAGAACGCGGTCGGCCCCAACGCCTTCCGTCCTGGCGAGATCATCGCCACGCGCACTGGCGTCAGTGTGGAGATCGACAATACCGACGCCGAAGGCCGGGTGATCCTGGGCGATGCGCTGGCCCATGCCGGCGAGGACAAGCCCGAGGTGCTGCTGGACTTCGCCACGCTCACCGGCGCGGCGCGCATCGCGCTGGGGCCGGAGCTGCCGGTGCTGTTCTCCAACGACGACACGCTGGCCAACGCCTGGCTGGCCGCCGGCGAGCGCACGCGCGATCCGCTGTGGCGGCTGCCGCTGTGGCGGCCGTACCTGCGCTACCTGACCAGCCACGTGGCCGACCTGGCCAACGCCGGCTCGCGCATGGCCGGCGCGGTCACCGCCGCGCTGTACCTGGAGCGCTTCGTCCCGGCCGGCACGCCGTGGGCGCACCTGGATGTGTACGCCTGGAACGACAGCGATCGCCCGGGCCGCCCGGCCGGCGGCGAGGCGATGGCGCTGCGCGCGGCGTTCGAGATGCTGCGCAGCCGCTACGCGGGGTGA
- a CDS encoding HAD-IA family hydrolase → MTFDIRAVTLDLDDTLWPFAPIGERIERRMHDWLVVHSPATARQFPIEAMRELRTQVFADNPHLIHDLSTLRKLTLEQALRDSQADMALLEPAFEIFYAERNKVECYPDAIDALKRMAARVPVAALTNGNADLARCGLAEHFVFQLGAREHGAAKPEASIFHAACVRLDLPPEQVLHVGDHAVMDAAGAMRAGLRAAWLNREGADWPLDEPRPDLEFSTLTALADWLDAHLDDKDSAAA, encoded by the coding sequence ATGACCTTCGACATCCGCGCCGTCACCCTCGACTTGGACGACACCCTGTGGCCGTTCGCGCCGATCGGTGAGCGCATCGAACGCAGGATGCATGACTGGCTGGTAGTCCACAGCCCCGCCACCGCGCGCCAGTTCCCCATCGAGGCGATGCGCGAGCTGCGTACCCAGGTCTTCGCCGACAACCCGCACCTGATCCACGACCTGTCCACGCTGCGCAAGCTGACCCTGGAACAGGCGCTGCGCGATAGCCAGGCCGACATGGCGCTGCTTGAGCCCGCGTTCGAGATCTTCTACGCCGAACGCAACAAGGTCGAATGCTATCCCGACGCCATCGACGCCCTGAAGCGCATGGCCGCGCGCGTGCCGGTGGCGGCGCTGACCAACGGCAATGCCGACCTGGCGCGCTGCGGGCTGGCCGAGCATTTCGTGTTCCAGCTGGGCGCGCGCGAGCACGGCGCGGCCAAGCCGGAAGCCAGCATCTTCCATGCCGCGTGCGTGCGCCTGGACCTGCCGCCCGAACAGGTGCTGCACGTGGGCGACCACGCGGTGATGGACGCGGCCGGCGCGATGCGCGCGGGGCTGCGCGCGGCCTGGCTCAACCGCGAGGGCGCCGACTGGCCGCTGGACGAGCCGCGGCCCGACCTGGAATTTTCCACGCTCACCGCGCTGGCCGACTGGCTCGACGCGCACCTGGACGACAAGGACTCCGCCGCCGCATGA
- a CDS encoding AI-2E family transporter gives MSTTEADLTPAQTPLPVKPVAPRPRGPLSLVILAFLACGYTLWLAQAVILPVLLAVFLALVGNPLLRGLQRIYVPRFLGALLVLLLGLAAAGALAYQMVPPAAAWAKAAPRELRQLAPKLHALTKPVYDANQAAENFARAAAGDTGRRPQVMRTVDDPYRTLTATPRMIASVLAVVLLTFFFMVYGQPLQRHAVALLPRRQQQKLTVGILQSIERAVSRYVLTISLINFVVGVLFAGALMLLKFPLADALLWGTMVAILNFAPYVGPLIGMVMMLVVGLTTFDEAWPSLLPAAIYLGLHTLEGQVITPIVLGRQMRLSPLILILSLMVFGSLWGIVGLLLAVPMLVCIKLVLARVQGMEGWARLME, from the coding sequence ATGTCCACGACCGAAGCCGATCTGACGCCGGCCCAGACGCCCCTGCCCGTCAAGCCGGTGGCGCCGCGCCCGCGCGGGCCGCTGTCGCTGGTGATCCTGGCCTTCCTGGCCTGCGGCTACACGCTGTGGCTGGCCCAGGCGGTGATCCTGCCGGTGCTGCTGGCCGTGTTCCTGGCGCTGGTCGGCAACCCGCTGCTGCGCGGCCTGCAGCGGATCTATGTGCCGCGCTTCCTGGGCGCGCTGCTGGTGCTGCTGCTCGGCCTGGCCGCCGCCGGCGCGCTGGCCTACCAGATGGTGCCGCCGGCCGCGGCCTGGGCCAAGGCGGCCCCGCGCGAACTGCGCCAGCTCGCGCCCAAGCTGCATGCGCTGACCAAGCCGGTCTACGACGCCAACCAGGCGGCCGAGAACTTCGCCCGCGCCGCCGCCGGCGACACCGGCCGCCGGCCGCAGGTGATGCGCACGGTGGACGATCCGTATCGCACGCTGACCGCCACCCCGCGCATGATCGCCTCGGTGCTGGCGGTGGTGCTGCTGACGTTCTTCTTCATGGTCTACGGCCAGCCGCTGCAGCGCCACGCCGTCGCGCTGCTGCCCAGGCGCCAGCAGCAGAAGCTGACCGTGGGCATCCTGCAATCGATCGAACGCGCGGTCTCGCGCTATGTGCTGACCATCAGCCTGATCAATTTCGTGGTGGGCGTGCTGTTCGCCGGCGCGCTGATGCTGCTGAAGTTTCCGCTGGCCGACGCGCTGCTGTGGGGCACGATGGTGGCGATCCTCAACTTCGCGCCCTACGTCGGCCCGCTGATCGGCATGGTGATGATGCTGGTGGTGGGCCTGACCACCTTCGACGAGGCCTGGCCCTCGCTGCTGCCGGCGGCGATCTACCTGGGCCTGCACACGCTGGAAGGCCAGGTGATCACGCCGATCGTGCTGGGCCGGCAGATGCGGCTCTCGCCGCTGATCCTGATCCTGTCGCTGATGGTGTTCGGCTCGCTGTGGGGGATCGTGGGGCTGCTGCTGGCGGTGCCGATGCTGGTGTGCATCAAGCTGGTGCTCGCGCGGGTGCAGGGGATGGAGGGGTGGGCGCGGCTGATGGAATAG
- a CDS encoding phage holin family protein, with translation MSAPDHDAAPGDDATPSLDESLRRVGKAGKDSLSSAVATARSLRRLVLADFALARASLARAMVWMSVAAAFGVSSWLLLMGALIALLQRMGLSWLGALSVAAGLSLAITALGVWQTLRYFGFSRMDATRRQLKAMGLGDDDEEEEAGPEARSAAEQLRAQSGGGTP, from the coding sequence GTGAGCGCGCCCGACCACGACGCCGCCCCCGGCGACGACGCAACGCCCTCGCTGGACGAGAGCCTGCGCCGCGTCGGCAAGGCCGGCAAGGACAGCCTGTCCTCGGCGGTGGCCACCGCCAGGTCACTGCGCCGGCTGGTCCTGGCCGACTTCGCCCTCGCCCGCGCCTCCCTGGCGCGGGCGATGGTGTGGATGTCGGTCGCGGCTGCGTTCGGCGTGTCCAGCTGGCTGCTGCTGATGGGCGCACTGATCGCGCTGCTGCAACGCATGGGGCTGTCCTGGCTCGGCGCGCTGTCGGTGGCCGCCGGGCTGAGCCTGGCGATCACCGCGCTGGGCGTGTGGCAGACGCTGCGCTACTTCGGCTTCAGCCGGATGGACGCCACGCGGCGTCAGCTCAAGGCCATGGGCCTGGGCGACGACGACGAGGAGGAAGAGGCCGGCCCCGAGGCGCGCTCGGCGGCCGAGCAGCTGCGCGCACAGTCCGGAGGAGGCACGCCATGA
- a CDS encoding Do family serine endopeptidase produces the protein MRPLPTLLTLTAAAAFGGFVALGLYQTFDHPALAREDGPPSSAILPAAAAGAALPAAVEGQALPSLAPMLKRVTPAVVSVYSRQTVRVASPLGPFANDPIFRRLFGIPNMPQERVQRALGSGVIIDAQRGLVLTNHHVVENADGVSVTLSDGRTVEAEFLGSDPDTDVALIRIPPKDLTQIPLGDSDRLQVGDFVVAVGNPYGLGQTVTSGIVSAVGRSGIPVAGYQNFIQTDASINPGNSGGALVNLQGQLVGINTASFNPSGSMAGNIGLGFAIPIDLARNIAEQLYTNKGVVKRGTLGVTTQDVDQRLATALGLDTPRGALVTGVYPGSGAAAAGLKPGDVVLQANSQRIDNSAALHNFEGLQGVGSQVTLDIRRDGKPLSLRVGLKEQQRDLPGAQLDPRLSGATFNEVDEALRQTLRANGVSGGVQVGQVQPRSRAWSNGLRSGDVIIEGSNGRFADLPSFRGSFAKPPQQLVLRVLRDGEDGTLLMR, from the coding sequence ATGCGCCCACTGCCGACCCTGCTGACCCTGACCGCCGCCGCTGCCTTCGGCGGCTTCGTCGCCCTTGGCCTGTACCAGACCTTCGACCATCCGGCGCTGGCGCGCGAGGATGGGCCGCCGTCCTCGGCGATCCTGCCGGCCGCCGCCGCCGGCGCGGCGCTGCCGGCCGCGGTGGAAGGCCAGGCGCTGCCCTCGCTGGCGCCGATGCTCAAGCGCGTCACCCCGGCGGTGGTGAGCGTCTACAGCCGCCAGACCGTGCGCGTGGCCAGCCCGCTGGGGCCGTTCGCCAACGATCCGATCTTCCGCCGGCTGTTCGGCATCCCCAACATGCCGCAGGAACGGGTGCAGCGCGCGCTCGGCTCGGGCGTGATCATCGATGCGCAGCGCGGCCTGGTGCTCACCAACCACCACGTGGTGGAGAACGCCGACGGCGTGTCGGTGACGCTGAGCGACGGGCGCACGGTGGAGGCCGAGTTCCTCGGTTCGGACCCGGACACCGACGTGGCCCTGATCCGCATCCCGCCCAAGGACCTGACCCAGATCCCGCTGGGCGACAGCGACCGGCTGCAGGTCGGCGACTTCGTCGTGGCGGTCGGCAACCCCTACGGCCTGGGCCAGACGGTGACCTCGGGCATCGTCTCGGCGGTGGGCCGCAGCGGCATCCCGGTGGCCGGCTACCAGAACTTCATCCAGACCGACGCCTCGATCAACCCGGGCAACTCGGGCGGCGCGCTGGTCAACCTGCAGGGCCAGCTGGTGGGCATCAACACCGCCAGCTTCAATCCGTCCGGCTCGATGGCCGGCAACATCGGGCTGGGCTTCGCCATCCCGATCGACCTGGCGCGCAACATCGCCGAGCAGCTCTATACCAACAAGGGCGTGGTCAAGCGCGGCACGCTGGGCGTGACCACCCAGGACGTCGATCAGCGCCTGGCCACCGCGCTGGGCCTGGACACGCCGCGCGGCGCGCTGGTGACGGGCGTCTACCCCGGTTCGGGCGCGGCCGCCGCAGGGCTCAAGCCCGGTGACGTGGTGCTGCAGGCCAACAGCCAGCGCATCGACAACAGCGCGGCGCTGCACAACTTCGAAGGCCTGCAGGGCGTGGGCAGCCAGGTCACCCTGGACATCCGCCGCGACGGCAAGCCGCTGAGCCTGCGCGTGGGCCTGAAGGAACAGCAGCGCGATCTGCCCGGCGCGCAGCTGGACCCGCGCCTGTCGGGCGCGACCTTCAACGAGGTCGACGAGGCCCTGCGCCAGACCCTGCGCGCCAACGGTGTCAGCGGCGGCGTGCAGGTCGGTCAGGTGCAGCCGCGCAGCCGCGCCTGGAGCAATGGCCTGCGCAGCGGCGATGTGATCATCGAAGGCAGTAACGGCCGCTTCGCCGACCTGCCCAGCTTCCGCGGCAGCTTCGCCAAGCCGCCGCAGCAGCTGGTGCTGCGCGTGCTGCGTGACGGCGAGGACGGCACGCTGCTGATGCGCTGA
- a CDS encoding adenosylcobalamin-dependent ribonucleoside-diphosphate reductase: MSTVRLEAVKKEEAARVIPMQPASLDIWDKKYRLKSKSGEAIDADIDGTYQRVARALADAEPTAEKRAYWYERFVWALRRGAIPAGRITSNAGALEHKPATSTINCTVSGTITDSMDGILEKVHEAGLTLKAGCGIGYEFSTLRPKGAFVAGAGAYTSGPMSFMDIFDKMCFTVSSAGGRRGAQMGTFDVSHPDVKDFIRAKREDGRLRQFNLSLLITDGFMQAVEQDADWPLVFPLNRKEQDDIDLTDAAKVIWREWPNADQYVQRDDGLVACKVYGHIRARHLWDMIMVSTYDYAEPGFILIDRVNEMNNNWWCENIRATNPCGEQPLPPYGACLLGSINLTTFVRDPFTEQARFDWEEYKEVVRVFTRMLDNVVEVNGLPLEQQRNEILRKRRHGMGFLGLGSTLTMLRMKYGSADSCEFTEQIARDMAVAGWETGLALAKEKGAAPIMEERFEVTPAMLRQRPEMEKDGWRVGQQIEGKVLHARYSRYMQRVASVAPELVDELAEVGARFTHHSSIAPTGTISLSLANNASNGIEPSFAHHYSRNVIREGKKSKEKVDVFSYELLAYRELVNPKAMPFSEDAQARLPDYFIAADDISPKEHVDVQAAAQKWVDSSISKTANVPTDYPYEQFKDIYRYAHQQGLKGCTTFRFNPAAFQGVLVKEADLENTTYRFELEDGSFVEVKGNEQIEYDGEMHTAANLFDALKEGYYGKF, from the coding sequence ATGAGCACGGTGCGCCTTGAGGCGGTCAAGAAAGAAGAAGCGGCCCGCGTCATTCCGATGCAGCCCGCGTCCCTGGACATCTGGGACAAGAAGTACCGCCTGAAGAGCAAGTCCGGCGAGGCCATCGATGCCGACATCGACGGCACCTACCAGCGCGTGGCCCGCGCCCTGGCCGACGCCGAGCCGACCGCCGAGAAGCGCGCCTACTGGTACGAGCGCTTCGTCTGGGCGCTGCGCCGCGGCGCCATCCCGGCCGGGCGCATCACCTCCAACGCCGGTGCGCTGGAACACAAGCCGGCCACCAGCACGATCAACTGCACCGTCTCGGGCACCATCACCGATTCGATGGACGGCATCCTGGAGAAGGTCCACGAGGCCGGCCTGACCCTCAAGGCCGGCTGCGGCATCGGCTACGAGTTCTCCACGCTGCGGCCCAAGGGCGCCTTCGTCGCCGGCGCCGGCGCCTACACCTCCGGCCCGATGTCCTTCATGGATATCTTCGACAAGATGTGCTTCACCGTGTCCAGCGCCGGCGGGCGCCGCGGCGCGCAGATGGGCACCTTCGACGTGTCGCATCCGGACGTGAAGGACTTCATCCGCGCCAAGCGCGAGGACGGCCGCCTGCGCCAGTTCAACCTGTCGCTGCTGATCACCGACGGCTTCATGCAGGCGGTGGAGCAGGATGCCGACTGGCCGCTGGTGTTCCCGCTCAACAGGAAGGAACAGGACGACATCGACCTGACCGACGCCGCCAAGGTGATCTGGCGCGAGTGGCCCAACGCCGACCAGTACGTGCAGCGCGACGACGGCCTGGTGGCCTGCAAGGTGTACGGGCACATCCGCGCCCGCCACCTGTGGGACATGATCATGGTGTCCACCTACGACTACGCCGAGCCGGGCTTCATCCTGATCGACCGCGTCAACGAGATGAACAACAACTGGTGGTGCGAGAACATCCGTGCGACCAACCCCTGCGGCGAGCAGCCGCTGCCGCCCTACGGCGCCTGCCTGCTGGGCTCGATCAACCTGACCACCTTCGTGCGCGACCCTTTCACCGAGCAGGCGCGCTTCGACTGGGAGGAATACAAGGAAGTCGTGCGCGTGTTCACCCGCATGCTCGACAACGTGGTCGAGGTCAACGGCCTGCCGCTGGAGCAGCAGCGCAACGAGATCCTGCGCAAGCGCCGCCACGGCATGGGCTTCCTCGGCCTGGGCTCCACCCTGACCATGCTGCGCATGAAGTACGGCAGCGCGGACTCGTGCGAGTTCACCGAGCAGATCGCCCGCGACATGGCCGTGGCCGGCTGGGAAACCGGTCTGGCGCTGGCCAAGGAGAAGGGCGCCGCCCCGATCATGGAGGAGCGCTTCGAGGTGACCCCGGCGATGCTGCGCCAGCGCCCGGAAATGGAGAAGGACGGCTGGCGCGTGGGCCAGCAGATCGAAGGCAAGGTGCTGCACGCCAGGTACAGCCGCTACATGCAGCGGGTGGCCTCGGTCGCGCCGGAGCTGGTGGACGAGCTGGCCGAGGTCGGCGCGCGCTTCACCCACCACAGCTCCATCGCCCCCACCGGCACCATCTCGCTGAGCCTGGCCAACAACGCCTCCAACGGCATCGAGCCCTCCTTCGCCCACCACTACAGCCGCAACGTGATCCGCGAGGGCAAGAAGTCCAAGGAGAAGGTGGACGTGTTCTCCTACGAGCTGCTGGCCTACCGCGAGCTGGTCAACCCCAAGGCCATGCCGTTCTCCGAGGATGCCCAGGCCAGGCTGCCGGACTACTTCATCGCCGCCGACGACATCAGCCCCAAGGAGCATGTCGACGTGCAGGCCGCCGCGCAGAAGTGGGTGGACAGCTCGATCTCCAAGACCGCCAACGTGCCCACGGACTATCCCTACGAGCAGTTCAAGGATATCTACCGCTACGCCCACCAGCAGGGCCTGAAGGGCTGCACCACCTTCCGCTTCAACCCGGCCGCATTCCAGGGCGTGCTGGTCAAGGAGGCGGACCTGGAGAACACCACCTACCGCTTCGAGCTGGAGGACGGCTCCTTCGTCGAGGTCAAGGGCAACGAGCAGATCGAATACGACGGCGAGATGCACACCGCCGCCAACCTGTTCGACGCGCTCAAGGAAGGGTATTACGGCAAGTTCTGA
- a CDS encoding NrdJb produces MAVKIDKKIKGYSVLTPEDKARQAAAPVPAESVSRATAEAELPVAEVIQMHERIERPDVLVGSTYKIKSPMVEHAMYVTINDIVLNAGTEHEHRRPFEIFINSKSMEHFQWIVALTRIMSAVFRKGGDVTFLVDEMKAVFDPRGGYFKAGGVYMPSLVAELGAIVEEHMKSIGLIHDPEMSEHQKAILAEKRKQYEDRSKKNTDVTASAKRSEAAAPSLSRSEGEGRGGVAPASASTSALIPNSTADHVEDIEVAGDGASFPPSASMCHKCNTKAMVIMDGCQTCLNCGYSKCG; encoded by the coding sequence ATGGCCGTCAAGATCGACAAGAAAATCAAGGGCTACAGCGTGCTCACCCCGGAAGACAAGGCGCGCCAGGCCGCCGCGCCGGTGCCCGCCGAGTCCGTCAGCCGCGCCACCGCCGAGGCCGAGCTGCCCGTGGCCGAAGTCATCCAGATGCACGAGCGCATCGAGCGCCCCGACGTGCTGGTCGGCAGCACCTACAAGATCAAGTCGCCGATGGTCGAGCACGCCATGTACGTGACCATCAACGACATCGTCCTCAACGCCGGCACCGAGCACGAGCACCGTCGCCCGTTCGAGATCTTCATCAACTCCAAGTCGATGGAGCACTTCCAGTGGATCGTCGCGCTGACGCGCATCATGTCGGCCGTGTTCCGCAAGGGCGGCGACGTGACCTTCCTGGTGGACGAGATGAAGGCCGTGTTCGACCCGCGCGGCGGCTACTTCAAGGCTGGCGGCGTCTACATGCCCTCGCTGGTCGCCGAGCTCGGCGCCATCGTCGAGGAGCACATGAAGTCCATCGGCCTGATCCACGACCCGGAAATGTCCGAGCACCAGAAGGCGATCCTGGCCGAAAAGCGCAAGCAGTACGAAGACCGCTCAAAAAAAAACACTGACGTAACCGCCAGCGCCAAGCGCAGCGAGGCAGCCGCCCCCTCCCTTTCGCGCAGCGAAGGGGAGGGGCGGGGAGGGGTCGCTCCTGCCTCTGCCTCCACTTCCGCCCTCATCCCCAACAGCACCGCCGACCACGTCGAGGACATCGAAGTCGCCGGCGACGGCGCCAGCTTCCCGCCCTCGGCCAGCATGTGCCACAAGTGCAACACCAAGGCCATGGTGATCATGGATGGGTGTCAGACGTGTTTGAATTGTGGGTATTCGAAGTGCGGGTGA
- a CDS encoding DUF4259 domain-containing protein, which produces MSKAEALQLAGLLNDAAGLPSERNQRYSACLGINGVGRNLAFHQRITCKEIIVGTWGNGSFENDDAADFMADLTEVADLSLVSDALATVLAAEDYLEAPEACLGIAAAEVVAAAAGRPTAAAQEEEELTEWLARIAPEVSPGLVKQAIQALDRIVGEQSELRELWEEVDEADAWQATVRALKAKLQG; this is translated from the coding sequence TTGAGCAAAGCTGAAGCCTTGCAGCTTGCGGGGTTGCTCAATGACGCCGCCGGACTGCCTTCTGAAAGAAACCAACGCTACAGTGCCTGCCTTGGGATCAACGGGGTCGGGCGGAACCTGGCCTTCCATCAACGCATCACATGCAAGGAGATCATCGTGGGCACTTGGGGCAATGGATCGTTTGAGAATGATGACGCGGCTGACTTCATGGCCGACCTCACTGAGGTTGCTGACCTGAGCCTGGTCAGTGACGCACTGGCCACCGTGCTCGCGGCCGAGGATTACCTGGAGGCGCCCGAGGCGTGCTTGGGCATCGCAGCGGCCGAAGTGGTCGCCGCCGCGGCCGGCCGGCCGACGGCCGCCGCTCAGGAGGAAGAAGAACTGACCGAGTGGCTGGCCCGGATCGCACCGGAGGTGAGCCCGGGCCTCGTCAAGCAGGCCATCCAGGCGCTCGACCGGATCGTCGGCGAGCAGTCCGAGCTGCGCGAGTTGTGGGAAGAGGTGGATGAAGCCGACGCATGGCAGGCCACCGTGAGGGCGTTGAAGGCGAAGCTGCAGGGTTAA